The proteins below are encoded in one region of Bacteroides uniformis:
- a CDS encoding acyltransferase family protein: MAVLERDYRIDGIKWLLIVLVTFGHVIEPALSNPIANKLYSIIYIFHMPLFVFISGYYANVKDKEKLISKGFMLLETFLVVMIPQCFYYGSIIPLLNPENSGWYLISLITWYIIFLLIINKLVGKIVVQYNGCGGAVIDIQLLVGRICIHASVETIW, from the coding sequence ATGGCTGTATTAGAAAGAGATTACAGAATAGATGGAATAAAGTGGTTGCTCATTGTATTAGTTACATTCGGTCATGTAATAGAACCTGCTTTAAGCAATCCTATTGCCAATAAGCTCTATTCTATAATCTACATTTTTCATATGCCATTATTTGTCTTTATCAGTGGTTATTATGCAAATGTTAAGGATAAAGAAAAACTGATTAGTAAAGGTTTTATGCTTTTGGAAACATTTTTGGTTGTGATGATTCCTCAATGTTTTTATTATGGAAGTATCATCCCTTTACTAAATCCGGAGAACTCAGGCTGGTATTTAATCAGCCTAATAACTTGGTATATTATTTTTCTGTTGATTATCAATAAGCTAGTTGGCAAAATTGTCGTACAATATAATGGGTGCGGGGGGGCAGTTATTGATATTCAGTTGCTTGTTGGCCGTATTTGCATACATGCTTCCGTTGAAACAATTTGGTAA
- a CDS encoding Rossmann-fold NAD(P)-binding domain-containing protein: MEILNRKLSLLKGKVENSQPITIMIIGLGSVGCYLLDYLVSLGDSQLRLVVVGRNAEKMQMDINIIRTASTIRHQCRSEIKVVDNCDLNDVNSIAAVLEAEKPDFIVNSSRVYSGLKYGSISWSNLRAYGIWTPLSIRYAKNIMEAYDKANCEAISINTSYSDAVIPWLKSAGKAYFDFGSGNLNHLVPRIKFYIAEKYGIKNFNDIDVTIAVSHFHDVVISKEGHAEGQDILLDIKFQGKDMDFNKEELLKSCSIAMPVDQKRNMMNASSNFDIIFSVLTALREEKQVKIHTPGVNGEIGGYPIIIDGVTATAKFDESVWTIDQMRKANRESIYCDGVENITDATLVYTDELVAKVKKSFNVDLPKSVKFVDIENVADLIINQIIKPQVLIFVQ; encoded by the coding sequence ATGGAAATACTGAACAGAAAACTTTCCCTTCTCAAAGGGAAGGTTGAAAATAGTCAGCCAATAACTATTATGATTATTGGTTTGGGTAGCGTTGGATGCTACTTGTTGGATTATCTTGTATCACTAGGTGATTCACAACTTCGTCTTGTTGTGGTAGGACGTAATGCCGAAAAGATGCAGATGGATATAAATATTATTCGTACTGCTTCAACCATTCGTCACCAGTGCCGTAGCGAGATTAAGGTGGTTGATAACTGCGACCTTAACGATGTGAACAGCATTGCAGCTGTACTTGAAGCAGAAAAGCCTGACTTCATAGTAAATAGTAGTCGAGTTTACTCTGGTTTGAAGTATGGTAGCATCTCATGGAGTAATCTTCGTGCATACGGCATTTGGACTCCGCTTTCTATTCGATATGCAAAGAATATAATGGAGGCATACGATAAGGCCAACTGTGAGGCAATCTCAATCAATACTTCATATTCCGATGCTGTTATTCCTTGGCTAAAGTCTGCGGGTAAGGCTTATTTTGACTTTGGTAGTGGTAATTTGAATCATCTTGTGCCTCGTATAAAATTCTATATTGCAGAGAAATATGGTATAAAGAATTTTAATGACATTGATGTAACTATTGCGGTATCACATTTTCATGATGTTGTCATTTCTAAGGAAGGTCATGCAGAAGGTCAGGACATCTTGCTTGATATAAAGTTTCAAGGCAAGGATATGGATTTTAATAAGGAAGAACTTCTTAAATCCTGTTCTATAGCAATGCCTGTAGATCAGAAGCGCAATATGATGAATGCTTCCAGTAATTTTGATATCATATTCTCTGTTCTTACTGCTCTTCGAGAGGAAAAACAAGTCAAAATACATACTCCTGGGGTAAATGGTGAAATTGGTGGTTATCCTATAATTATTGATGGAGTAACTGCTACTGCCAAGTTTGATGAGTCTGTATGGACTATAGACCAGATGCGTAAAGCTAACCGTGAGTCAATTTATTGTGATGGAGTAGAGAATATAACTGACGCTACTCTCGTCTATACTGATGAACTTGTAGCTAAGGTAAAGAAGTCGTTTAATGTTGATTTGCCTAAGTCGGTAAAGTTTGTGGATATTGAAAATGTAGCAGATTTAATTATCAATCAGATAATTAAACCTCAAGTGCTTATTTTTGTGCAATAA
- a CDS encoding oligosaccharide flippase family protein, which produces MKRVIIDKILSNKILVKNYFFVSILNVLALFLPLITYPYIISKLGDELYGYIVFSFTVITYIEMVAAWGFDISAVKDVAQYQHVKHRLNEIVSSVLYIRFIFCMFLLSLLVGALMLFDVKMKMLYILFSGHCIASVLFPGWFFQGIQELKYVTYFQLICKLVFVILMVVFIHSKADYLYYPILFSLGSLFGTAYGLYVMFEKYKVRLIGVKMRNVVYRFKRSTSIFYSRIADMIIERSNAILLGNFIGMQEVAYYDLANKIVRLGSFPIMILNQVLYPKVASERNFRLMRKVMAISFWVAILIWGLCVLLAPWGVELLGKGLMEPSVEIVYILSPLIVTNSIIYLQGSPILVAAGYFKAFNITMWCSFGVYVACMLFVFIFNLHTNLLSILIIQLITNISLLVARAYYIRKFKILR; this is translated from the coding sequence TTGAAACGGGTAATAATAGATAAAATATTATCAAATAAAATCTTGGTAAAGAACTATTTTTTTGTTTCTATACTTAATGTATTAGCTTTGTTTTTACCATTAATTACTTATCCTTATATTATTAGTAAACTGGGTGATGAATTATATGGCTACATTGTATTTTCGTTTACGGTAATTACATATATTGAAATGGTGGCTGCATGGGGATTTGATATCTCTGCGGTGAAAGATGTAGCCCAATATCAACATGTCAAGCACAGATTGAATGAGATTGTATCATCGGTGCTTTACATTCGCTTTATATTTTGTATGTTTTTGCTGTCGCTATTAGTGGGAGCATTAATGTTATTTGATGTAAAGATGAAAATGCTTTATATCCTTTTTTCAGGACATTGCATAGCTTCTGTATTATTCCCGGGTTGGTTTTTTCAAGGAATACAAGAACTGAAGTATGTTACCTATTTTCAGTTGATTTGTAAACTTGTTTTTGTGATATTGATGGTTGTGTTCATTCATTCGAAAGCCGACTATCTGTATTATCCTATTTTGTTCAGTCTTGGTAGCTTGTTTGGCACTGCTTATGGATTGTATGTGATGTTTGAGAAATATAAGGTTAGGCTGATAGGGGTAAAAATGCGCAATGTGGTGTATCGTTTCAAACGCTCTACTTCCATTTTTTATTCACGTATTGCTGATATGATAATAGAACGAAGCAATGCTATTTTGCTTGGCAATTTTATTGGTATGCAGGAAGTGGCATATTATGACTTAGCTAATAAGATAGTTCGTTTAGGTTCTTTTCCTATAATGATTCTTAATCAAGTTCTCTATCCTAAAGTGGCATCTGAACGTAATTTTCGATTAATGCGTAAGGTTATGGCAATATCTTTTTGGGTTGCTATACTGATATGGGGGCTGTGTGTGCTGCTGGCACCTTGGGGAGTTGAACTTTTGGGCAAAGGGTTGATGGAACCCTCTGTTGAAATAGTATATATTCTTTCTCCGCTGATAGTTACCAATTCTATCATTTATTTGCAAGGTAGTCCCATCTTGGTTGCAGCTGGCTATTTTAAAGCATTTAACATAACCATGTGGTGCTCTTTTGGGGTTTACGTTGCATGCATGTTATTTGTATTTATTTTCAACTTGCATACCAATCTTTTATCAATTTTGATTATACAGCTTATAACTAATATTTCATTATTAGTGGCAAGAGCATATTACATTAGAAAATTTAAAATATTAAGATAA
- a CDS encoding LicD family protein: MLKDDREKGKNVNEQARLIMLKLLRELDRICTKYDIPYWLDGGTLLGAIRHGGFIPWDDDIDVAMLRNDYYRFLEVAKTELRDDIYLQTRETDSDYPMFFAKLRDKYSTFHEPMYERLKCHKGIFLDIFPFDYVKHSWWQSHLKLFLHDTNYSVVRHGAFLQRTVGYLMKRFIRYSHIPLYNWLNDFFHAETMEEADSLAWAMEINEYKLLSKDVLFPLKRHEFEGEMFNIPCNYDTYLREYFGDYMQLPPLNKRVSHNNGIEPFTRCNHKESLEWNE; this comes from the coding sequence ATGCTGAAAGATGACCGTGAAAAAGGTAAGAATGTGAATGAGCAAGCCAGACTTATTATGCTTAAATTACTTAGAGAGTTAGATCGCATTTGTACAAAATATGATATTCCTTATTGGCTTGATGGAGGAACTTTGTTAGGAGCTATTCGTCATGGTGGATTTATTCCTTGGGACGATGATATTGATGTAGCGATGTTGCGTAATGATTATTATCGTTTTTTAGAAGTTGCAAAAACTGAATTACGCGATGATATCTACCTGCAAACCAGAGAAACAGATTCTGATTATCCCATGTTTTTTGCGAAATTACGTGATAAATACAGTACTTTTCATGAGCCAATGTATGAACGATTGAAATGTCATAAAGGTATATTTTTAGATATTTTCCCTTTTGATTATGTAAAACATTCATGGTGGCAATCGCATCTGAAATTATTTCTTCACGATACCAATTATTCAGTAGTAAGACATGGAGCTTTTTTGCAACGTACAGTGGGGTATTTGATGAAACGTTTTATTAGATATTCACATATTCCTCTTTATAATTGGCTCAATGACTTTTTCCATGCTGAAACAATGGAGGAAGCCGATAGCTTGGCTTGGGCCATGGAAATAAATGAGTATAAGCTTTTATCCAAAGATGTTCTTTTCCCTTTGAAACGTCACGAGTTTGAAGGAGAGATGTTTAATATCCCATGTAATTATGATACTTATTTGCGCGAATATTTTGGCGATTATATGCAATTGCCTCCTCTTAACAAACGAGTCAGTCATAATAATGGAATAGAACCTTTTACACGCTGTAATCACAAAGAAAGTTTAGAATGGAATGAATGA
- a CDS encoding glycosyltransferase family 4 protein gives MKKVTIIFPGWIKAPNGAARFVFGLRSCINDFANQGIGLSTFTLDDVHGEVRNFSNNDKIKRKASLKNKLMRYAKYSHLMTYAMIYFSGLRYSKRIVEAFDEIPNDELPDIIHFQDLFTCYYYLRKRKNKKSVYLTLHSNGSLWSMYEEYYPLFRSCFFGIMKRRIEDVVLNRVDKVNFVADFPRWNFCHLYPHISSQKTSFVYNGIPDIEGGSKGISSTNQTRLVCVGTLCNRKNQIGILHALSKLTSEQQKSFSMTFVGDGPSRNILEKVAATLSADIYFVGNSNQVNDYLTNSDAFILFSKDEGLPISIIEAMRCGLPIISTRIAGIPEMIVEGISGYLVDVDEQQLSELFEKILIDRPDFVKMGEKSRIIYEEKFSQKAMILSYAKLWQKA, from the coding sequence ATGAAAAAAGTAACGATTATTTTCCCCGGATGGATAAAAGCACCTAATGGGGCTGCACGGTTTGTCTTTGGGTTAAGAAGTTGCATCAATGATTTTGCGAATCAGGGAATCGGACTATCAACTTTCACACTTGACGATGTACATGGTGAAGTAAGAAATTTTTCTAACAATGATAAAATCAAGAGGAAAGCGTCACTAAAAAACAAGTTGATGAGATATGCTAAATATAGCCATCTCATGACGTATGCTATGATTTATTTTTCTGGATTACGATATTCCAAACGGATAGTAGAAGCCTTCGATGAAATACCCAATGATGAATTGCCGGATATTATTCATTTTCAAGACTTGTTTACTTGTTATTACTATTTGCGTAAAAGAAAAAACAAAAAATCTGTGTATTTGACACTGCATAGTAATGGCTCTTTATGGTCAATGTATGAAGAGTATTACCCTTTGTTTCGTTCTTGTTTTTTTGGTATTATGAAACGTAGGATAGAGGATGTTGTACTGAATAGAGTGGATAAAGTAAATTTTGTAGCCGATTTCCCACGTTGGAATTTTTGTCATCTTTACCCCCACATATCTTCGCAAAAGACTTCATTTGTCTATAATGGCATCCCTGATATTGAAGGTGGAAGTAAGGGTATATCTTCAACCAATCAGACTAGGTTAGTATGCGTAGGAACATTGTGTAATCGTAAAAATCAAATAGGCATACTTCATGCATTATCTAAATTGACCTCTGAACAACAAAAATCTTTTTCCATGACTTTTGTCGGAGATGGTCCTTCGCGTAATATTTTGGAAAAAGTAGCAGCTACACTTTCTGCTGATATTTATTTTGTGGGCAACTCAAACCAAGTAAATGACTATTTGACTAACTCGGATGCTTTTATTTTGTTTTCTAAAGACGAAGGATTGCCAATATCAATTATTGAAGCTATGCGTTGTGGTTTGCCCATTATATCTACTCGTATAGCAGGTATTCCAGAAATGATTGTTGAAGGTATTTCAGGCTATTTGGTAGATGTAGATGAACAACAACTCTCTGAGTTGTTTGAAAAGATATTGATTGACAGACCTGATTTTGTAAAAATGGGGGAAAAGTCAAGAATTATTTATGAAGAAAAATTTTCTCAAAAAGCTATGATATTATCTTATGCGAAATTATGGCAGAAGGCTTGA
- a CDS encoding NAD-dependent epimerase/dehydratase family protein: MKNLYVISGVTGMTGSELSRQFVSQGHTVIGFDNFFASSIDTVKDIIDNPSFIFYNYDINKVAQMDEVCDKAKELKIECDGRLVFINCAAVVHTKHFYEVESTFQTNVLAMKDFLERAISMRADTYINCSTSEVYSMQSWNENGGVKESDYLAMSTAEHSQRTSYACGKLMTEFFMKDAVGKGRIKGCSIRFANVYSRHERFAEHIIPHIIDNLLESHTVTLLENSKVNKRTFLHNIDSCRAVMELIASEDALDGTVYNVATEEEIAIIDLVKTIAIKMGINDVDIRFEGYRKSDPERRLLNTDKIRTRTSWKPIITLDEGLTMCVNSIKK; the protein is encoded by the coding sequence ATGAAGAACTTATATGTAATAAGTGGTGTTACTGGCATGACGGGTAGTGAACTGTCTCGTCAGTTTGTTTCTCAGGGTCATACGGTAATCGGTTTCGACAACTTCTTTGCAAGTTCTATTGATACCGTTAAAGACATTATTGACAATCCCTCGTTCATCTTCTATAATTACGACATTAACAAAGTCGCTCAGATGGATGAAGTATGCGATAAGGCGAAAGAACTCAAAATTGAGTGCGATGGCCGTCTGGTGTTTATCAATTGTGCTGCTGTTGTCCATACAAAGCATTTCTATGAGGTAGAGAGTACTTTTCAGACTAACGTCCTTGCTATGAAGGATTTCTTGGAGCGTGCCATTTCTATGAGGGCTGATACTTACATTAATTGTTCAACTTCGGAGGTTTACTCAATGCAGTCTTGGAATGAGAATGGCGGTGTGAAAGAATCTGATTATTTGGCAATGTCAACAGCGGAACATAGCCAACGTACAAGTTATGCTTGCGGCAAGTTGATGACTGAATTCTTTATGAAAGATGCTGTTGGCAAGGGACGAATTAAAGGTTGTTCTATTCGCTTTGCTAATGTATATAGCAGGCACGAGCGTTTTGCAGAGCACATTATCCCTCATATCATTGATAATCTGCTTGAAAGCCATACCGTAACCCTTCTTGAAAACTCGAAGGTGAACAAACGTACCTTCCTTCATAATATTGATAGCTGTCGTGCCGTTATGGAGCTCATCGCTTCTGAGGATGCTCTTGATGGTACTGTTTATAATGTGGCTACTGAAGAGGAAATTGCCATTATTGATCTAGTCAAGACGATTGCAATAAAAATGGGCATCAACGATGTGGATATCCGTTTCGAAGGTTACCGAAAGTCTGATCCTGAGCGTCGATTGCTCAATACGGACAAGATTCGTACCCGTACTAGCTGGAAACCTATCATCACTCTCGATGAAGGCCTCACGATGTGTGTAAATAGTATCAAGAAATGA
- a CDS encoding EpsG family protein, protein MGIYYFLLWIGVIGTFLSQDSRLKRTGFYIIFIYILALFVMVVFRYDVGTDYLEYTDYYYRIHSLFELTSEDFFVEPGYVLLSSLLRSIGAPFELLSFILFLIIVCNLKRAIAFFSDNIPLSVVLYVFLFFLSFHFNLIRHGVMVSFVWKGYSWWFVGKKKRAFISLVCGAMFHALSLCFLSLLFIHLRKYPIYIYAGVLVFSFIISAHPDWLLSLFDTLLSSIIGTDNRLFFYLNGGHSGVLNETGVTIGMFFNLTLFCVSYFLLIDKKSIFLYNILFIGITFFLLFNSFGAISERIASTCYVANIFILPSVLNLMYVNKWRFLCLAVILLYGILMFNKEVSKESANYIPFTTIFSM, encoded by the coding sequence ATGGGGATTTATTATTTTTTATTGTGGATAGGTGTTATAGGAACATTTCTGAGTCAGGATAGCAGATTGAAGAGAACGGGGTTTTATATTATTTTCATATATATTCTTGCACTTTTCGTAATGGTAGTATTTAGGTATGACGTAGGAACTGATTACTTGGAATATACGGATTATTATTATCGAATTCATTCTTTGTTTGAATTGACGAGTGAAGATTTTTTTGTGGAACCTGGTTATGTGCTGTTATCCTCCTTGTTGCGTTCTATTGGTGCTCCATTTGAACTCCTTTCATTTATTCTTTTTTTGATAATAGTTTGTAATCTAAAAAGAGCCATTGCTTTTTTTTCAGATAATATACCTTTGTCAGTCGTATTATATGTATTTCTATTCTTTTTATCTTTCCATTTTAACTTGATTCGTCATGGGGTGATGGTGAGCTTTGTTTGGAAAGGGTATTCCTGGTGGTTTGTCGGTAAAAAGAAAAGAGCATTTATTTCTCTTGTTTGTGGTGCCATGTTTCATGCGTTAAGTCTTTGCTTCTTATCATTATTGTTTATCCATTTAAGAAAATATCCCATCTATATATATGCAGGTGTTTTGGTGTTTTCTTTTATTATATCTGCTCATCCCGATTGGCTCCTTTCTCTATTTGATACGTTGCTTTCTTCTATAATAGGTACTGACAATAGATTGTTTTTTTATTTAAATGGGGGACATTCAGGAGTTTTGAATGAGACAGGGGTTACGATAGGAATGTTCTTTAATCTCACTCTTTTTTGTGTTTCTTATTTTCTACTTATAGACAAAAAAAGTATATTTCTCTATAATATCTTATTTATAGGTATTACTTTTTTTTTATTATTCAATTCTTTTGGTGCTATTTCAGAACGTATAGCAAGCACATGTTATGTAGCAAATATTTTTATTCTCCCATCTGTTTTAAATCTGATGTATGTTAATAAATGGCGTTTTTTGTGTTTAGCTGTTATTCTTTTGTATGGAATTTTAATGTTCAACAAAGAAGTGTCAAAGGAATCAGCTAATTATATACCTTTTACTACGATTTTTTCAATGTAA
- a CDS encoding DUF6564 domain-containing protein codes for MKYLIITVAGTATRFNRDTKEETLKCLYYTDEPQYALLAQLLKNCGEYDKYILVGGYLYEKLGRFVKNELSGYGKKIELVYNEHFKDYGSGYSLYKGIEAIKEAGDVTFVEGDLFFMATDFRQVYNSPKSVITINREPIYSNKAVALYINVDGKPRYLYDTNHQTLTVSEPFKAIFNSGQMWKFSSSERLLKTVDSLTKEQLQGTNLEIIQAYFSDMNSEEYDVVTFTDWFNCNTVADYDIVRKLM; via the coding sequence ATGAAATATTTGATTATAACTGTTGCTGGAACGGCTACGCGTTTTAATCGCGACACTAAGGAAGAAACCCTCAAATGCTTGTATTATACCGATGAACCTCAATACGCTCTTCTTGCTCAATTGCTGAAGAATTGTGGTGAGTACGATAAATATATCCTTGTGGGGGGCTACCTTTATGAGAAGTTGGGAAGATTTGTAAAGAACGAACTCTCTGGTTATGGCAAAAAAATAGAACTTGTTTACAACGAGCATTTCAAAGACTATGGCTCCGGCTACAGTTTATACAAAGGTATAGAGGCAATAAAGGAGGCAGGTGATGTGACTTTCGTAGAAGGCGACTTGTTCTTTATGGCTACAGATTTCAGGCAAGTGTATAATTCGCCAAAGAGTGTGATTACCATTAACCGAGAACCAATCTACTCGAATAAGGCAGTTGCGTTATACATTAACGTTGATGGCAAACCAAGGTATTTATATGATACGAATCATCAGACATTAACTGTATCAGAGCCATTCAAGGCAATCTTCAACAGTGGTCAGATGTGGAAATTTTCTTCATCTGAGAGGCTTTTGAAGACTGTTGATTCGCTTACAAAAGAACAACTTCAAGGTACTAATCTTGAAATAATTCAGGCTTACTTTAGTGATATGAATAGTGAAGAGTATGATGTAGTGACTTTCACTGACTGGTTCAACTGCAATACTGTTGCAGATTATGATATTGTAAGAAAATTGATGTAA
- a CDS encoding MraY family glycosyltransferase, which translates to MYYLIILVLLFLAELFYFRVADRCNIIDKPNERSSHTKVTLRGGGIIFYFGAFAYFLTSGFEYPWFLLALTLVTFISFVDDIKSTGQMTRLLFHFSAMAMMFYQWGLFSLSWWWIVIALIVCTGIINAYNFMDGINGITGGYSLVILAALAYVNKEVVTFVESDFIYTVICSVVVFCFFNFRKKAKCFAGDVGSVSIAFILLFLIGRLIIETEDFSWIVLLSVYGVDSVLTIIHRLMLHENIGLPHRKHLYQIMANELKIPHIMVSSIYMAVQAIIIVGYIMCLGYGYWYLTGIILLLCFSYTCFMKKYFGLHQST; encoded by the coding sequence ATGTATTATCTGATTATATTGGTTCTGCTGTTTTTGGCAGAACTTTTTTATTTTAGAGTGGCTGATAGGTGCAATATCATCGACAAGCCCAATGAGCGGAGTTCCCATACGAAAGTGACTTTACGCGGTGGTGGGATTATTTTCTATTTCGGGGCGTTTGCCTATTTCCTGACGAGTGGCTTTGAATATCCCTGGTTCCTGCTTGCCTTGACACTGGTGACGTTCATCAGCTTCGTGGACGATATAAAATCCACCGGACAGATGACAAGACTGCTTTTTCATTTCTCTGCTATGGCTATGATGTTTTATCAGTGGGGGCTGTTCTCTTTGTCCTGGTGGTGGATAGTCATAGCCTTGATAGTCTGTACGGGCATCATCAATGCCTACAACTTTATGGATGGGATTAATGGGATAACGGGAGGTTACTCGCTGGTTATACTTGCGGCATTGGCATACGTCAATAAGGAGGTGGTAACTTTTGTAGAATCGGACTTCATCTATACCGTGATTTGTTCTGTTGTTGTCTTCTGTTTCTTCAATTTTCGCAAGAAGGCGAAGTGCTTTGCCGGTGATGTAGGCTCTGTGAGTATCGCTTTTATTCTACTTTTCCTGATAGGCAGGCTCATCATTGAAACGGAAGATTTCAGCTGGATAGTCCTTTTATCCGTTTACGGTGTGGATAGTGTGCTGACTATCATTCACCGCCTGATGCTTCATGAGAATATCGGGCTACCGCATCGCAAGCATCTGTATCAGATTATGGCGAATGAGCTGAAGATTCCCCATATAATGGTTTCTTCTATTTACATGGCAGTACAGGCAATCATTATCGTAGGATATATAATGTGTTTAGGTTACGGTTATTGGTATTTGACAGGTATAATTCTTTTGCTTTGTTTTTCTTATACCTGCTTTATGAAGAAGTATTTCGGATTGCACCAGTCTACGTGA
- a CDS encoding glycosyltransferase, with translation MSPNYSVLISVYYKEKPIYLKSALDSVLNQTLPPSEIILIKDGPLTVELEKVLSSYDTNLLKIIPLPNNLGLSKALNIGLKHCSYEFVARMDTDDICYPSRFEKQVLFLQSHPTIDIVGAYATKIDECGNNLEEVIKVPVSHEDIVRLVWTCPLNHPTVMYRKNAILSVGGYKPDAGPRQDDYDLWFRCAEKGLHFANISEPLLHYRFFADSVRKNSIEVGWHRMKIGLRGCRRLHLSFIAYIGVCIPFVRSLLPYPLNVYFQGLMNRMNPRKMRE, from the coding sequence ATGTCACCTAACTATTCTGTATTGATTTCGGTCTATTATAAAGAAAAGCCGATTTATTTGAAGTCTGCACTTGATAGTGTACTGAACCAAACGCTTCCTCCTTCTGAAATCATATTGATTAAGGATGGACCTCTCACTGTTGAATTAGAAAAAGTTCTATCTTCTTACGATACTAATTTGCTTAAAATTATTCCTTTGCCTAATAATTTAGGATTAAGCAAGGCACTTAATATAGGCTTAAAGCATTGTAGCTATGAGTTTGTGGCTCGTATGGATACAGATGATATTTGCTATCCATCTCGTTTTGAGAAACAAGTTCTTTTTTTGCAATCACATCCTACGATAGATATTGTGGGGGCCTATGCGACTAAAATTGACGAATGTGGAAATAATCTTGAAGAGGTTATAAAGGTTCCAGTTTCGCATGAGGATATTGTTCGTCTGGTCTGGACTTGTCCCTTGAATCATCCTACTGTGATGTATCGAAAAAATGCAATCTTATCAGTAGGTGGGTATAAACCTGATGCCGGTCCGCGTCAGGATGATTATGATTTATGGTTCAGGTGTGCAGAAAAAGGATTGCATTTTGCCAATATTTCGGAACCATTGTTGCATTATCGCTTCTTTGCTGACAGTGTGAGAAAAAACAGTATAGAAGTAGGGTGGCATAGAATGAAAATAGGTTTACGTGGCTGTAGAAGACTTCATTTGTCTTTCATTGCATATATTGGAGTTTGTATACCCTTTGTCCGTTCTTTATTGCCATATCCTTTAAATGTTTATTTTCAAGGGCTGATGAATCGCATGAATCCCCGTAAAATGAGAGAGTAA
- a CDS encoding NAD-dependent epimerase/dehydratase family protein, which produces MNILITGIHGFVGSNLVVALKERHSLYGLDIVAPEKEGVVKTFFWKDIEPASFLMWDLPEFDAIIHLAGKAHDMKNRSAAQSYFDINTGLTQKIFDFFLESSAKKFVFFSSVKAAADSVVGDMLTEDVVPAPVGPYGESKIAAENYILDKLKVENGKLKANPYDDKQVYILRPCMIHGPGNKGNLNLLYNVVRKGVPWPLGAFENRRSFTSIDNLCYVVEGLLTKEVASGIYHMGDDEALSTNKLIALMCRALERKPHIWKINRGLMEFCARLGTLLHLPLNEERLHKLTENYVVSNAKIKAALGIDRMPVRAEEGIVRTIKSFSNIKVNN; this is translated from the coding sequence ATGAACATATTAATCACTGGAATCCACGGCTTTGTGGGCTCCAATCTTGTTGTTGCCCTAAAGGAACGTCATAGCCTTTACGGGCTGGATATTGTCGCTCCTGAAAAGGAGGGGGTGGTAAAGACTTTTTTCTGGAAGGATATTGAACCGGCTTCTTTTCTGATGTGGGATCTTCCTGAATTCGATGCCATTATTCATCTGGCTGGTAAAGCCCATGATATGAAAAATCGGTCCGCAGCCCAATCCTATTTTGATATCAATACGGGATTGACCCAAAAGATATTTGATTTCTTTCTGGAATCGTCTGCGAAGAAGTTCGTATTCTTCAGTTCTGTGAAAGCCGCTGCAGACAGTGTGGTGGGTGATATGCTGACTGAAGATGTGGTGCCTGCTCCGGTAGGGCCTTATGGGGAAAGTAAGATAGCTGCCGAGAATTACATCCTTGACAAGTTGAAGGTTGAGAATGGGAAATTGAAAGCTAATCCTTATGATGACAAGCAGGTTTATATCCTGCGTCCCTGCATGATTCATGGTCCCGGTAACAAAGGCAATCTGAATCTTCTTTATAATGTGGTGAGGAAAGGTGTTCCCTGGCCTTTGGGGGCTTTTGAGAACAGAAGGTCTTTTACTTCGATAGACAATCTCTGCTATGTGGTGGAAGGTCTTTTGACCAAGGAGGTAGCGAGTGGTATCTACCACATGGGAGATGACGAAGCCTTGTCCACGAATAAGCTGATAGCTTTGATGTGTCGGGCTTTGGAGCGCAAGCCGCATATCTGGAAGATAAACAGAGGACTGATGGAATTCTGTGCCCGGCTTGGGACTCTGCTCCATTTGCCTTTAAATGAAGAGCGTCTGCACAAGTTGACTGAGAATTATGTGGTGAGTAATGCGAAGATAAAGGCTGCCCTGGGTATTGACAGAATGCCGGTGAGGGCAGAGGAGGGGATAGTGAGAACGATAAAATCGTTCTCAAATATAAAAGTAAACAATTAA